The genomic segment ACCGTGGTGGTTGGCGCATACCGAGAGCGCAGTAGCGCCACGGGCGTGAACGGCAACCAGGCTGACAACACTCTTTCAGCCGCCGGCGCGGCCTATGTTTTTGTCCGCAGCGGGACGACCTGGAGCCAGCAGGCCTATCTCAAGGCGTCGAACACCGGTGCGAGCGATGAGTTTGGATACTCGGTGGCCGTCTCGGATGCCACCGTGGTGGTCGGGGCATGGCAGGAGGACAGCAACGCCACGGGCGTGGATGGCAACCAGGCCGACAACAGTGCCGCTGATTCGGGCGCGGCCTACGTCTTCGTCCGCAACGGGACGACCTGGAGCCAGCAGGCCTACCTTAAGGCGTCCAACACCGGTGCGAGCGACTTATTCGGCCACTCCGTCGTGGCGAGTGGCGACACAGTGATAGTCGGGGCGCTTCAAGAAGACAGCAATGCCACGGGCGTGAATGGCGACGAGAGCGACAACAGCGCTTCAAATGCCGGCGCGGCATACATCTTTGTCCGCAGCGGGACGACCTGGAGCCAGCAAGCCTACCTCAAAGCGTCGAACACCGATGTCGGGGACAACTTCGGCTCTTCCGTGGCCGTATCGAGCGACACGGTCGCGGTCGGGGCGTGGCTAGAAGACAGCAACGCCACGGGAGTGAATAGTAACCAGACCGACAATAGTGCTGTTGATTCCGGCGCGGCGCACGTCTTTGTCCGTAGTGGTACGACTTGGAGTCAGCAGGCCTACCTCAAGCCGTCGAATACCGGAGCGGATGACCGGTTTGGAATCTCGGTAGCGGTGTCGGGCGACACGGTGGCGGTCGGAGCAGTTAATGAGGACAGTAGCGGCACGAGTGTGGGCTGCAACCAAGCCGACGACAGTGCCGTTGCTTCCGGCGCGGCATATGTCTTCGTCCGCAGCGGCACAACCTGGAGCCAGCAGGCCTACCTAAAGGCATCGAATACCGACGCGGGGGATGCTTTTGGCCGGACGGTGGCGGTGTCGGGCGACACGGTGGTTGTCGCGGCGATCTTCGAAGCCAGCAACGCCACCGGCGTAAATGGAAACCAGGCCGACAACAGTTCAACAATTTCCGGCGCGGCATACGTATTCTCCCGTTTCGGCACAACATGGTTTCAGCGGGCCTACCTAAAAGCTTCAAATACGGATGCGTTCGATTATTTTGGTCATTTTGTAGCCGTCTCCGGCGACACAGTGGTGATCGGGGCGCCTTTCGAGGACAGCAGCGCCACGGGCGTGAACGGCGACCAGGCCAACAACAGCGCCGTATCTTCCGGCGCCGCCTACGTCTTTCTCATTCCGCCAGACTGCGACGGTGATGGTTGGGACGATGCCACAGACAACTGTCCGCTCACCGCGAACCCCGGCCAGGAAGACGCCGATGGCGACGGCGCAGGTGATGCGTGCGACGTGTGCCCCAACACGCCACCAGGCCTGCCCGTCGAGCCCAACGGCCGACCGCTTCGCGACTGCAATAACGACTGCCTCGTCGACGGTTCTGACGTGCAGTGCATCGCCGATGAGATGCTGAATCAATAACTCCTCGCCGGCCGCCTTTGGAATCCCGAGAGCACCATGCACTGCGTCGTCGGCTGCGCCGTCGCCGTTTCCATGAGGTTTGACCACGCACGTCTGATACTCATTCTTATGTTGCGGGCCCTTCCGCACCACAGCGCGCATTGGCGTCGGACGGATGGTTGACAATTGCCGCGGCCCACCTACGAATCCGGAGCGGTCCACTTTTTCCGCGCGTCCCTCAAATAGGGAAAACCCTAACCGCCCATTAGTGCTGGCGGGCAACGCATTTGACCTTCGGGGGCGAATGGAGCGGGGCTGTGAATTCTTTTCTTGTTAGGTTTCCACTCACAAAAACCCTGAACAAGCGATTGATTTCAAGCGTCCTCATTCGGTACGATGCCGAACATCTCGGGCGGGCCGAGAGCACTCCTTGATCAATAGCAGAGCAAGTTCAGCAGGGGAGGATCGAAGATGAACAAGCGGCCCTTAGCCAATGCAGGAATAGTTTCTATCCACGCCAGCTGCGCGTCGCGCCGATCTGCCTGGACCCAAAAGCTGGGTACGTCTCTTGCAAGTGAACGCCGTGAAACCGAATTCTCTGGTTCAGCAATTAATCGGAGTGCGAAGATGTCATTAGGACCCTCCAGGAACCGATCCGTCGTCCAGTTTGTCGCAGGTATTGCCCTCCTAATGCTGTTCTCAAGTAGTGATCGGCTAAGCGCACAATGCCCGCCAGAATGGACCGAGGCATGTCCTTGCACTAACGATGGTGCGATGTTTGCGAGCATTTCGGGGCCTACTTCGTTGATGATAGGCCAACTGGGGAGCTATATTGGCAGTTCAGGGGATACAGACACACAATGTGACCATGTGCAGCCGTTTCCGTCTCCCTGCACCGCTACGCCTAAACCCGACTGCCAATGCCCGCAAGACCCTCCTGTGTGCGGTTGCATCCATACTTGGGTGGGACCCAACGGTGGCGCATCCGGAACGTGCACCGACTATTCCTTTACGCCTTGGTTTCCCGGGACCTACCAAGTAGCGCTGCTCGCAGTTGATAATTGCAGATGCGGTGCCAGCGAATCTGCAAATGACTCTAAGGATGTTACCGTTGAGGACCCAGAAGAAGAGATCCCGGATGAACCTGGGGGCGGTGGGGGCGAAGGTGGAACAGGTGGTGGCGGTGGAGGCGGAGGAGGGAGCGTTGGTGGAGAAGATGATGGCGGTGGAGGAGGGGGCGGGGAAGATGGTGGCGGTGGAGGCGGTGGTTCCGGCGAGGGCGGTAGCGGCGGAGCCGGCGGCGATGGTGACCATCCGTTTGAGGCGGAAAAGGGCTGCGGGGGCAGCGCCGATGGCAGTCCTCAGACCACGAAAGTGACGCTCTCCAATGTGGCCCCAACGGCCGAAGTCGAATACAAAATCCTTGGCGACAGTTTGGGCGCCTCGGTCGATCAGGATGGAACAATCACGCCAGGCTCACAGTCAGGGTTTATTGTCGTTCGGGCCACGATCAAGGCGGATGATCCGCAGGTTCCCGCGCCTCCCGGAGGCTGGTACTTCAAGGACATTCGCGTAAGGATAGGAGGCGACTCCGGCGGCTGTGCGGGCGGTCGATGCGGAGCTGGTTCCGGAAGTATACGTAACGGCGCCATCGACATCGGCTTCAATCTCGGCAAGGATGCAGATGGCCGGTCTGTCGGTGCGCTCAGGCTCTTTGCGGAAACTGCAGACGATCCCGATTTGGCGAAACCGAAGAGCCTCTACTACATCGTCAGGCGGCCCGGAATCACCGTCGTCGAACAGCCGGAAGGGACTATCCGGCAGGTGTTGGTCCACGAAGCCCTGGCGGATGTCGTGCCTCCGCCGCCTAACGACCCCAACCAAGACCAGTATACGATCAAGTTCTATCGCCGTGAAGATGTTCAGGCCGAGCAGCAGGGGGGACTTTTTGTTCCTAACATCGGCGCTTCTGCATTCGCAGAGTGGAATGTCGTCAAGACGTTGGGCGCCCCATTTACGCTCCTGGTTACGCGCAAAACCAACGGCTCTGTCAAGGGCCACTACGAGTACAGGAACACGGGCGGCGCGAACAACTGGGACCTTCGCATTAAGAACCCGGACCAAACCGACGTGCGCGTCGAAAAAGTGTACTGGACGACTGGCAATGTGCGTCAATACTCTGTGGAGAATCCGAGTGGTGTCGTTTTGTATCGTGTGGACGAGACCTACGCGGCTCCATTTGGACTCGAAGAGGACGAAGGCAAGGTCTGGGTCACCAGGATCATCGATCCCGGCGCGGGCCCGGACAACGCAAACCTCACCACGACGCGGGCGTTCTACACCGATCCCGCGGACCTCGGCCGCTTCAAGCGGGTCAAATCCATCCAGTACCAGAACGGCTCATGGGCGTGGTATGACTACGACAGCAATGGCCGTCCCACCAGGATCGTGAGTTCCTGGCTTGACGAATCGTTCCCAGCGTCGCTACCCTCTGTCGGCCAGACGCTTTACCGAGAAACTCAATACCTCTACACACCCGTCGATCCTGCCGATGTCATCCCTCAAGGATTCGTTGATCGTCGCCCAAGGATCATCACTAAGCTCGCCAAGGGCGCGGTAGTCTCTAAGGCATTCCGCGCCTATAAGACCGAAACCCTGCCGGACCAGACCGTCCTCCAGGTCACGATCCAAGAGCGCGCGACCGAGACGAACTCGATGGGCTACGGTGACCAGGAGAACCTCCGCACGATATGGAGATTCCGCGACACTGCCCGGCTGAAGCTGTACAGCGTGCAGTTCCCCGACAGCCGGCTTGACCTGCACGCAGAGGAACTTGGTGACTTCAATCCAGCAACCCGTACCTTCACGCCTAATTCGACGACCGGCACCTTTACTCAATCGACCGTCGATCACGGCTACCTGAGCGGTGGCGCAGTGACCTTCCTTGCCGACCAGTCAACTCGGAATATTTCGATCACTAACAAGAACCACGTCCTCGTCTATTCCGCGACACTCGTTTACGCCGGCAGCGCGTTCAACGCCGCCCAGCCGTTGGAATGGACGCTTCGAACCGTTGACGCCGACGGACACGTGACGAACATCCTCCGGTCCGACACCAGCCAGGTCGACTACACCTGGAACTGCTGCAGCCTTGAGTCGATGACGGATGAGACCGGCATCCGAACGGAGTACGGCCCTCCGGACGTGCTCGGCCGAGTCACGACCATTACGAAGAAAGGTGTGGGCGCGAATGGATCGTACCTTGCGCAGCAGGACATTGTGACGATGCGGACGATCGACGTGATGGGCCGGGTCACGGACGTGACGAGCGCTGGAGCCAGCGTTTCTCAAGATTATCACACCATCTTTGATTTGGCCGGCCGAGTGACGAGGACCACCGATGATGCAGGCCTACAAACCAACTTCGCCTATTGCCAAGCCGCGGGAGGCGGCCGCAGAGTAGAGGTGACCTATCCAGGCGGCGGGACCGAGATCACCGAATACTACCGTGACGGGAGGATCAAGAGCGTCAGCGGCACCGGGGTGGTGGGACGCACTTACGAGTACGGGGTGGAAGGTGCGAACCTGGCGCGAGGAGTTCTCTGGACAATCATCCGCACCGGCCACAGTGTCCGTTGGCACAAGCTGTGGATCGACATGGTCAGCCGACGCAGCCATGAGGAAAGGCCGGAACCGACAAGTATGATGGTTGGGAGCGTCAACCAAACCCAATACTACTACAACACGAGTAGTCAACTCTACCGCCGCAAGTCCAGCAACATCCGCCCGGGCGGCGGTGGAGGAGGCGGCGGAAAAATTGGACCGATTGATGACTGGACTTACGATGTAATCGAGGGGACCTTCATTAATGGAGAGGGACTGCGCTCGGCCGAATTCATTACTACTGGCGCAGCCGATGTTTTTTACGCTTATGACGAATTGGGTTCTGTCGTCCAGTCCGGGGCGAATCGTGACTACGATGATTCGCTAGACCCGGCTGAGCAAGACCGGGTGTCCGATACTGAATCTCGGTTTGTTCTGGCCAGCGGCTCTTGGTGGCTGGAGACAAAAACTTACGTCTATGCAACGGATGGCAGCTCGCAGCGGACGCGGACCAACACGTCGCGCCGCCAGTTCTCGACTGACGGCGTCGACCGGACCGAGTCCATTGACATCCACGACAACGTGACCACTTCGGCGCGGACGATCGTCCGAAGCGACAAA from the Phycisphaerae bacterium genome contains:
- a CDS encoding RHS repeat-associated core domain-containing protein, which codes for MTLSNVAPTAEVEYKILGDSLGASVDQDGTITPGSQSGFIVVRATIKADDPQVPAPPGGWYFKDIRVRIGGDSGGCAGGRCGAGSGSIRNGAIDIGFNLGKDADGRSVGALRLFAETADDPDLAKPKSLYYIVRRPGITVVEQPEGTIRQVLVHEALADVVPPPPNDPNQDQYTIKFYRREDVQAEQQGGLFVPNIGASAFAEWNVVKTLGAPFTLLVTRKTNGSVKGHYEYRNTGGANNWDLRIKNPDQTDVRVEKVYWTTGNVRQYSVENPSGVVLYRVDETYAAPFGLEEDEGKVWVTRIIDPGAGPDNANLTTTRAFYTDPADLGRFKRVKSIQYQNGSWAWYDYDSNGRPTRIVSSWLDESFPASLPSVGQTLYRETQYLYTPVDPADVIPQGFVDRRPRIITKLAKGAVVSKAFRAYKTETLPDQTVLQVTIQERATETNSMGYGDQENLRTIWRFRDTARLKLYSVQFPDSRLDLHAEELGDFNPATRTFTPNSTTGTFTQSTVDHGYLSGGAVTFLADQSTRNISITNKNHVLVYSATLVYAGSAFNAAQPLEWTLRTVDADGHVTNILRSDTSQVDYTWNCCSLESMTDETGIRTEYGPPDVLGRVTTITKKGVGANGSYLAQQDIVTMRTIDVMGRVTDVTSAGASVSQDYHTIFDLAGRVTRTTDDAGLQTNFAYCQAAGGGRRVEVTYPGGGTEITEYYRDGRIKSVSGTGVVGRTYEYGVEGANLARGVLWTIIRTGHSVRWHKLWIDMVSRRSHEERPEPTSMMVGSVNQTQYYYNTSSQLYRRKSSNIRPGGGGGGGGKIGPIDDWTYDVIEGTFINGEGLRSAEFITTGAADVFYAYDELGSVVQSGANRDYDDSLDPAEQDRVSDTESRFVLASGSWWLETKTYVYATDGSSQRTRTNTSRRQFSTDGVDRTESIDIHDNVTTSARTIVRSDKRVTEATQSPASTVSAETVTRNGLVQSTRTTSDLTYRYEYDGLGRRTTTIDPRTGTSTTTYHPTTGQVMSVADAANNSTIYTYDGTGRLASVTNPAGKKTYYTYNPRGQITNVWGEVPQPVELEYDSATAERTKLKTYRIDTVNWTSPTWPGSGAPADTTTWAYDAAAGLVTSKTYADGKQVTYTYTTSGALLTRIWARNTVQAPAKTTYSFSPATGELESITYNPTTTPSTFFWYDRLGRKTNTFDVWGYHDYYYRPDLQLDREHLHGSPPLTISYQYEDQTDPQALTMKGRYKGLTVGLNEDLDSHYATSWTYDEQGRPHRVYGPGLPAGGAAYLYVANSDLIDRTYFVGDFDTFLAVAIREYEQHRDLVTAVENRWNPNMVSKYAYANDNLGRRTSVTRTGPAFSDTVGDHGDIYSYNTRNELLAAEARQGATVPPAGNPITARNRGYTYDPIGNRLTSTTGSDPTVHYCSSNVNAYTSLDDAQNCPSPTQSFAYDFDGNMLGDGQWAYVWDGENRLKEVMPASSPVEGNKKVLFQYDHMNRRIRRQMYTWSSGSWGSPTQDVRYIYDGWNMVVELEGRDLDANGSPDNTPLRRFTWGLDLSGTRQGAGGIGGLLAVEDTLGTSSTTDDKQLIYFGDANGNVGQLVDIADGSLAAKYEYDAYGNALVATGTYSAQNPFRFSTKYCESDLEAAVASDDFYYYGYRSYKPTTGRWMSRDPLAEFADFLVTRFGSNDPANKLDPLGLRVCGLLRPVFALLNRACEKAKADYASGLNDPIVKEILKGIKDLGCEPPGPPVCDLSLNGPAAFNPETGIVLINPLKTIDSNTVGHELYHAFQKCRLMKTGKRPPGTNDNAQNCQNRAASEFEAYWNQPKCRVLQKKSDRCQCAERGCYASTKSSGCSGPNANAACSIVGFEYGCGVIDIHDDE
- a CDS encoding FG-GAP repeat protein — translated: MKLAVFLGVVGTALFVDSAGAQSQVPDGLSASDWSDIRAAYDANCHSAFAVEGGYQARNPGQHWRTRFDGRGFVTTPDAGQWSWGLELVSFGFGGSQRTVETPICADASGQRVVYEWDEYLTEWYVNDQRGLEHGYTVHQRPDGGVGELRFTLAVRGNLCPQISSEGRGVTFIDKNGAAVVNYTGLTVFDATGRTLPAWFEQERATPASGSPFVIRNSSFDILSIVVDEREAVYPLTIDPIAQQAYLKASNTGVGDLFGNSVAVSGDTVVVGAYRERSSATGVNGNQADNTLSAAGAAYVFVRSGTTWSQQAYLKASNTGASDEFGYSVAVSDATVVVGAWQEDSNATGVDGNQADNSAADSGAAYVFVRNGTTWSQQAYLKASNTGASDLFGHSVVASGDTVIVGALQEDSNATGVNGDESDNSASNAGAAYIFVRSGTTWSQQAYLKASNTDVGDNFGSSVAVSSDTVAVGAWLEDSNATGVNSNQTDNSAVDSGAAHVFVRSGTTWSQQAYLKPSNTGADDRFGISVAVSGDTVAVGAVNEDSSGTSVGCNQADDSAVASGAAYVFVRSGTTWSQQAYLKASNTDAGDAFGRTVAVSGDTVVVAAIFEASNATGVNGNQADNSSTISGAAYVFSRFGTTWFQRAYLKASNTDAFDYFGHFVAVSGDTVVIGAPFEDSSATGVNGDQANNSAVSSGAAYVFLIPPDCDGDGWDDATDNCPLTANPGQEDADGDGAGDACDVCPNTPPGLPVEPNGRPLRDCNNDCLVDGSDVQCIADEMLNQ